TGACGTTGGCCGCAATGGGCCTTACATCGGCAAGGGTTTGCCCCGAAGGCAAAAGATAGATATCGACTGCGCCCGAGCGCGGAGCTTGGCCGATGAAGCGAAGCGCGATCTGACCAGCGGGTGCGGGCTGACTCTGGTCCTTGAGCGTGAGCGACTGCGGACCCGCGGCAGTATCTCCAATGAGAACGGTGTACTGCGTCGAGGGCAGGAAGGTATTTTTGGCTGAAGAGATGACCTGCGCGGTTCCAGTGGAGTTAGCGGCGATGGTGTACGTGCCGGGCGTGACAGGCACATAGGAAGTAATCGTTCCGAAACCGAGGCTGTAGGCGAGCACATCGTGGCTCTGATAGATGTCGAGGTTAGGAGCGTCCGGAGAGACATCGACGATGCGAACCTGCGAGCTGGACAGAGCGCTGATGAGTCCCTGGCAACCGGAGAGTAGACCGAGGCTCAAGGCCAGGACGGCGAACTGCGCGGCCTGTCGGGCGGATTGAGGGATTTCAAAAGACATTCGCCGTCACTTCAGGGAGAGCTTTTTAATATTAAGGCATCTGCGACAGAATGGACATTCGCGATGAGTAATAAAAACCCATGTCCCGGAGCGAGACATGGGTTTCAATTCTGATCGATCGCCTGAGGCTACTTCTTGGGCTTGCTGGCGATGATCTGGTCCTTGATCTTGTTATAGGTAGCCGAAGGGAGGATGCCGCGAGTGACGAGCTGATTTTTAGCGGTGTAAGGACGCCCATCGATGATGCGCTTCGCATAAGCATCACCGATTCCGTTGAAGGCTTTGAGCTGATCGGGAGTGGCGGTGTTGATGTCGAGCTTGTCGCCGGTTGCAGCGCTGGCCGATGCTGCGGCCTTTGGCGGCGCGGCGAAGGGTGCTGCCGAGGCCATGACCGGCGCAGATAACAGGAGCGCCAATGCGATGGTGAAGGGAGAGCGGAAGAGTTTGAACATTGTGAACGAGACCTCCTGAGATGTGTGCGTGCGATGCAAGAGTAGATGAGCAGAGGCGATTGGTCAAAGGAAAATACAACCGCCAATGAACTGAGATCGAAAAAAATATCTACGCGTATAGCTGAAGATAATAGAGGTCCATGATTGATCAAATCGTGAAGACAAAGTTAGCGCTATCTGAAAGACTACTAGTCAAAAGCCGGAGGATGAATTGAGGATTTTGACTGTTTGCTCGTTTGGGGCTGCGCTACTGGCCCTGGGATGGATGGGTCATGGCTTTGCACAGGCTCGCCGCACCGATATACAGACTACGGCGACGCCTATCAAACATGTAGTCGTCATCTTTGGCGAGAACATCTCGTTCGACCACTACTTCGGGACTTATCCTCATGCATTGAATCCTGCCGGCGAACCGGAGTTTCATGCGAAGCCGGAAACTCCCTCGGTGAACGGACTGACGAAGACGCTACTCGAACACAATCCAAACTTCATCAACACCAAGGTGAACGGCAAGGACGCGACCGCGCCGTTCCGGCTGTCGCGCGCGCAGGCAGCCACCGCCGATGAGAACCATGACTACACCGCCGAGCAGCGCGCCTTCCACTCCGGGCTTCTCGATTCCTTTCCGCGCTACACAGGTATCCTCGGATCGCCGAAGTCGAGAGTGCGACTCGGCAGCGAAAAAGTAGAAGGCGCCAAGGAGTATGCGTTCCAGACCAAGGGCCTTGTGATGGGCTATTTCGATGGCAACACTGTAACGGCGATGTGGAACTACGCACAACGCTACGCGCTGAACGACAACTCGTACGGCACGACGTTTGGGCCTTCGACGCTGGGCGCAATTGAATTGATCTCGGGACAGACCAACGGTGTGACCGACAAGATTAACGCCGGCAATACGGTGATCGAGGGCGGTGACGGCACGTTCACCGAGATCGGTGATGGCGATCCCATTGGCGATATCTGCTCGTCACCGTCAGGCTCCTTGCTGCACTTCAGCGGCAACAACATCGGCACCATGCTCTCGAAGAAAGATGTAACGTGGGGATGGTTCGAAGGCGGCTTCGACCTCACGAAGAAGAATCCCAACGGAACGACGGGTTGCCGCCGCAGCACTTATTCCAACGTAGTAAAGGTGACGGACCTCGATTACAGCCCGCATCACGAGCCCTTTCAGTACTACAAAGAGACGGCGAACCTCAAGCATGTAAGACCGACCTCAGTGCAGATGATCGGACACAACGGCGATGCGGCGAACCATCAATACGACACGGACGACTTCTTCGATGCGGTAAAGGCTGGGAATTTTCCAGCGGTAAGTTTTCTGAAGGCTCCGGCTTATCAGGATGGCCATGCGGGTTACTCCGATCCGTTGGATGAGCAGGCATTCGATGTAAAGGTCATCAACTTTCTTCAGCAGCAATCTGACTGGAAGAGTACGGTAGTAATTCTGGCGTACGACGACTCCGATGGTTGGTATGACCATCAGATGGGCCCGATCGTAAACCAGTCGACGACGCGGGCCGATGCGCTGACCGGGCCGGGACAGTGCGGCGATGGCTCGACTGCGTTGCCAGGACCACATACAGCACATGCACAGGGACGCTGCGGCTATGGGCCGCGGCTACCGCTGCTCGTCGTCTCGCCCTACGCAAAACAGAATTACGTCGACCACAGTCTGACCGACCAGACCTCTGTGCTTCGCTTTATCGAAGATAACTGGCTGGGTGGCGAGCGCGTTGGCGGCGGCTCGTTCGACTCGATTGCAGGGCCGATGACGGGGATGTTCGACTTTGCGCATCCTGATGCGCGGCGCTATCTCCTCGATGACGCGACGGGAGTTGTGGTGAAGCAGTGACGATTACCCGGAGGAGATTTCTGGAGCAGGCCGGAGTCTTTGCAACCGGCCTGCTGCTGACTGAGACCGGCTCTGCGATGGCTCACATGGAAGCCGCGATGAGCGACACCGTGCTGGGGCCGGGAGAGCTGACTCCGTTTGTAGACGCCCTTCCGTTGCCTCCGGTTGCGAAGAGCACGGGAACGCGGGCAAATCCGGAACGCAAGGACGAACAGATTCCTTATTACAGGATCGCCATGCGCGAGATGCATGTGAAGGTGCATCGCGATCTGCCTGCAACGCGAGTGTGGGGATTCAACGACAGCTCGCCGGGGCCTGTATTCGAGACGCGCAGCGGAGAGCCGCTCCTTGTGGAATGGGCGAATGAGCTTCCGCTGAAGCACTTTTTACCAATTGACTACACGCTGCACGGCGCAGGCAAAGATGTTCCCGAGGTACGCAGCGTCGTTCATCTGCATGGAGGAAGAACACCACCCGAGAGCGACGGATATCCCGAAGACTGGTTTGTGCCGGGAAAATCTGCGGTCAATTTCTATCCCAACCGGCAGGATGCGACGGCGTTGTTCTATCACGACCATGCGATGGGAATTAATCGCCTGAATGTCTACGCAGGTTTGCAGGGGATGTTCCTGATTCGCGATGCAGTGGAGGACGCGTTGAATCTGCCCAGCGGTAAGTATGAGGTGCCTCTGGTGATCTACGACCGCTTTCTGCGCAAAGATGGACAACTCGAGTATCCGGTCTCGCCGATACCGGGCAAACCGTGGGTGCCAGAGGTATTCGGCAACGTCGTTCTGGTCAACGGCAAGGCGATGCCGTATCTCGAAGTAGAACCGCGCAAGTACCGGCTGCGAATTCTGAATGGATCGAATGCACGGTTTTATCGGCTGGCATTTGAGGATGAGCACGAGTTTCACGTGATCGGCTCCGATCAGGGACTGCTCGAAAGCCCTGTAGCGTTGCAACGGTTGCAGCTTGCTCCGGCAGAACGCGCCGATGTGATTGTGGACTTCAGCAAATATGCGGGCAAGCGAATGCAGCTTGCGAGCGACTCGCTTCCGGTCATGCAGTTCCGCGTGACTACTCAAGGCGCTCCCGATACAAGCGTATTGCCTGCAAAGCTGCGTGCGGTCGAACGAATCAAAGAGAAGGCCGCAGTCAAGACGCGCCTGCTGACACTCGATGAGCATCTGAATCTCGCCGATCAGTCCATGGACATGATGCTGAACAATACTCCGTGGCATGCACCGATTACGGAGAAGCCGGTGATCGATACAACGGAGATCTGGGAGTTTGTGAATCTCACCGAGGACACGCATCCCATTCACATCCATCTGGTGCGATTCCAAATTCTCGATCGGCAGAGGATCGATACCAATGCGTTCTTCGATAGCAGGTCGCTGGAGTTTATCGGAGATGTGGAACCCGCATCCGGGATTGAAACCGGATGGAAGGACACCGTACGCGCCGATGCCGGCACACTGACACGGATCATTGTGCCCTTCAAGGGATACACGGGCCGCTACGTGTGGCACTGTCATCTGTTGGAGCACGAGGACAACGAGATGATGCGACCGTATGAAATTTTGGCCACAGAACCGCAAAAGCAGGCAAATGATTGACAAGCGAGATCATCGCAGCTACCTTTAAAAGCAATGAGCGTTCGTCTGCAGCATCACGGCCATCACCATCATCATGCGCAAAGCGTGTTGGCGGCTGTGTCCGGTGTGGCGAAGTAACGAACGCATACTAAGGATTGGAAAGGCCCGCTAACGCGCATATCGCGAGCGGGCCTTTTTGCTGCCCGCTTGCCCGATGGCATGTTGGATGACCGAAGAAAGTGATCAAGGAGATGGCAATGGAAGCAGTAAAGATCGATTTTGCGAAGATGGACGGCCTGGTCCCGGGCATCGTGCAGGATGCGAAGACGGGCGAGATGCTGATGCTCGGCTTCTTGAACGAAGTGAGCTACGCGAAGACGCTGGAGACAGGTTTTGTGACCTTCTGGAGCCGGACGCGCAGCAAGCTTTGGATGAAGGGCGAGACCAGCGGCAACCGGCTGAAGGTCATCTCCGCCGCAACGGATTGCGACAACGATGCTCTGCTCTTCAAGGTAGAGGTCGAGGGCGATGGTCTGGTCTGTCACGAGGGCACGGTGAGCTGCTTCACCAAAAATATTGAAACGGAGAAGGCGTAATGTCTGGAGCGAAGAAGCTGAAGCTGGGAATTCCCAAGGGCAGTCTGCAGGATGCGACGATTGCGTTGTTTGAGCGGGCAGGTTGGAGGATCTTCGCCAATGGACGAAGCTACTTCCCTTCCATCGACGATGCCGAGATTGAGTGCATGCTGGTGCGTGCGCAGGAGATGGCACGATACGTCGAGCACGGCGCGCTCGATGCCGGACTGA
This region of Edaphobacter dinghuensis genomic DNA includes:
- a CDS encoding DUF4397 domain-containing protein; translated protein: MSFEIPQSARQAAQFAVLALSLGLLSGCQGLISALSSSQVRIVDVSPDAPNLDIYQSHDVLAYSLGFGTITSYVPVTPGTYTIAANSTGTAQVISSAKNTFLPSTQYTVLIGDTAAGPQSLTLKDQSQPAPAGQIALRFIGQAPRSGAVDIYLLPSGQTLADVRPIAANVSLGSNTGYLNAPAGTYTLVMLPAGSPSIGTTPAAYAGTQVSYADGSARTMILIDQRQINGYHLQIITADDYDPPSAS
- a CDS encoding ComEA family DNA-binding protein, whose amino-acid sequence is MFKLFRSPFTIALALLLSAPVMASAAPFAAPPKAAASASAATGDKLDINTATPDQLKAFNGIGDAYAKRIIDGRPYTAKNQLVTRGILPSATYNKIKDQIIASKPKK
- a CDS encoding phospholipase C codes for the protein MRILTVCSFGAALLALGWMGHGFAQARRTDIQTTATPIKHVVVIFGENISFDHYFGTYPHALNPAGEPEFHAKPETPSVNGLTKTLLEHNPNFINTKVNGKDATAPFRLSRAQAATADENHDYTAEQRAFHSGLLDSFPRYTGILGSPKSRVRLGSEKVEGAKEYAFQTKGLVMGYFDGNTVTAMWNYAQRYALNDNSYGTTFGPSTLGAIELISGQTNGVTDKINAGNTVIEGGDGTFTEIGDGDPIGDICSSPSGSLLHFSGNNIGTMLSKKDVTWGWFEGGFDLTKKNPNGTTGCRRSTYSNVVKVTDLDYSPHHEPFQYYKETANLKHVRPTSVQMIGHNGDAANHQYDTDDFFDAVKAGNFPAVSFLKAPAYQDGHAGYSDPLDEQAFDVKVINFLQQQSDWKSTVVILAYDDSDGWYDHQMGPIVNQSTTRADALTGPGQCGDGSTALPGPHTAHAQGRCGYGPRLPLLVVSPYAKQNYVDHSLTDQTSVLRFIEDNWLGGERVGGGSFDSIAGPMTGMFDFAHPDARRYLLDDATGVVVKQ
- a CDS encoding multicopper oxidase family protein, with product MTITRRRFLEQAGVFATGLLLTETGSAMAHMEAAMSDTVLGPGELTPFVDALPLPPVAKSTGTRANPERKDEQIPYYRIAMREMHVKVHRDLPATRVWGFNDSSPGPVFETRSGEPLLVEWANELPLKHFLPIDYTLHGAGKDVPEVRSVVHLHGGRTPPESDGYPEDWFVPGKSAVNFYPNRQDATALFYHDHAMGINRLNVYAGLQGMFLIRDAVEDALNLPSGKYEVPLVIYDRFLRKDGQLEYPVSPIPGKPWVPEVFGNVVLVNGKAMPYLEVEPRKYRLRILNGSNARFYRLAFEDEHEFHVIGSDQGLLESPVALQRLQLAPAERADVIVDFSKYAGKRMQLASDSLPVMQFRVTTQGAPDTSVLPAKLRAVERIKEKAAVKTRLLTLDEHLNLADQSMDMMLNNTPWHAPITEKPVIDTTEIWEFVNLTEDTHPIHIHLVRFQILDRQRIDTNAFFDSRSLEFIGDVEPASGIETGWKDTVRADAGTLTRIIVPFKGYTGRYVWHCHLLEHEDNEMMRPYEILATEPQKQAND
- the hisI gene encoding phosphoribosyl-AMP cyclohydrolase; this encodes MEAVKIDFAKMDGLVPGIVQDAKTGEMLMLGFLNEVSYAKTLETGFVTFWSRTRSKLWMKGETSGNRLKVISAATDCDNDALLFKVEVEGDGLVCHEGTVSCFTKNIETEKA